In Scomber japonicus isolate fScoJap1 chromosome 20, fScoJap1.pri, whole genome shotgun sequence, the genomic window CCAGtgcttttttaatttcaatCTTCAACTTCAGcctaatttttattattttttcatcgCTGATTAGTCCAGAGACGCcgaattaattttgtttttgtcttacaTTTTTGACATGTACACGTTTTAATCTCTGGTACTTTGAGTGTAAATGATTTAACATGCATACTGTTTTAAAGTGTTGCAAACAAGatcattttttaatgtcttccaAAGTGTGTTCTGCTGTGCTGTCAAAATTAATGCTGCATTTTGTGTTCAAGTACCACCAATTACTACCCTTTTGCAAAAAAGCGTCTTTATACTGCAAGAACAGCATGACTTGACTGGTGTGTGGATGACCTGCTTTGATCATTCATCCTGAAGCTGTTTAACAAGGTTCGTTTTACAGTCTTGCACCtgtttaaaaacataataatgataGCATGCTGAGGGTAATCTGTGTGTAATCTTGACTTTCATCAGTTTGACTCCAGTGTCAGCTGCTGGCATCTCTGTAACAACTGCTGTCAAGGAGAGACGCCTGTTCCTGCAAGACgtcactagatggcagtgttgcACGTCAGGTGAGAGGCAGGACAGTAAAGCACTGGGTGTGTCTGTAGAGCCGCCCCTCTCCTCTGCATCCGCCCTGAGGGGAGTAGATGTTAGGATTGTAGTTTCAAGTGGTACAAAAGGGTGAAAAAGTAATTGATGTAAGTTAACTGCGGTACCCTGTTCAGTTTTTACTCAAcacttagattttttttgtccaatAATTCAGAGATTTTCATCAATTTCAGTGAATTTGTGTTGAACTCTGATCTATTCCCTCATGCATTTCTAAGCCACAGAGGTTTTACTGCAGAACTTTCAATAATCCTATAAAGCCTTTATCTGCCCCCAAATTAGCTGCAATAGCACTTGAAATGTAATTCAATCAAGAGTGAACGAATCCAGATGTTGTAACTTGATATTTAACTTGCGTATTTCATGTGACTAATGCAGTACCTTAATCATAACTTACCTTTTAAGAATGCGACTTCTGGACGTTGAAACATTATAACTTAGTCAGTAGATATTAATTATGGTAAAACTCCACCCTTGTTTATCAGCCTGCCTGCGacaatcattcatttcattggaTCCCTTATGAGTGGGCTTTGTCTGCAACATCCTGGCTCAAGACGATAGTAGCTTAAGTTTATATGTGAAGCCTATGTGTGAATAAAAAAGTCAGTGTCTTAGTCTGTTTTATAGATTCACAATAGGTGTATTAATCATAGGTTCCTCCGTCCACTTGCAGTAAATCGACCAACACGTTTTGTAAAAGATGACAAAGTTTTATTGAATTACAGTATAAACAGTCTTCAAAAGTGACTGAACACAGTGGGATGTTTGTATGAGTCTTTTTGAACGTGAGAAAATATACAGAATGGCGCTTGAATGTCAACTATAGAGCCTTTAGGAAAATCTTGCTGACGTCCACTGCCCGTACATTGTAAAGGCTCAACAAAGCTCACCATTGAAACATTTGTATTTTCAGTATGACCCCGTGCACTAACAATAACTATTCAATAGTTAAACTGTAGGCCTATAtacatgtttttccttttcagcGAGACCCTATATGTATCCAAGGATCAGACAGAAATCAACAATATTATTAACGCCAAATAAAAACGCTCACAATGATCTCTACAGCATCTTTAGGCTATATAGTGCAATGGAGAGGAAACTACTGGTTAAAAACACCATAAGTTTGCATGAGAttttacaaaaataatacatatacGAAAACATGTCCTTAAGTATTTACAGTCTTTCTCATATTgtcctttacttcttttttgctgttttggcTGCCTTTTTGGGTGTCTTTGCCTTGGGCTTTGCTGCCTTCTTTGCTGGTTTTGCCTTGGGTTTGGCTGGCTTGGCTTTCTTTGCTGGTGCCTTTTTGGCTTTAGTTGGTGTGGCCTTTTTCACAACCTTCTTCACTTTCTTTGCAGCTGCTTTCTTAGGTTTTTCCGGCGTCTTTGACACCTTCTTGGGCTTTGCAGCCTTCTTGGGTTTTGCGGGCTTCGCCGCCTTCTTTGGTTTGGCGGACGCCACAGCCTTGGTGGACTTTTTGGAGTCTTCAGGTTTGGTCAGTCTGAAGGATCCGGACGCGCCGATGCCTTTGGTGTGGCGCAGCATCCCGGATGCCACCAACCTCTTCAGGGCCATTTTAATCTGGACATCGGCGTTGTCGCCCACCTTGTAGTTCTTCCTAACGTACTTCTGGATGGACTGACGGGAAGCTCCACTTCGGCTGGCATCGTGAACGATGGCCGCTTTAATCATGTCAGAGTACTTGGGATGAGAAGCAGGTTTCTTGGGTTTGGCTGCCTTCTTGGCTTTGGCCGGAGCTGCCGACGTCTCTGCCATGGTGACTCTTTTTAGTAAGttgacagaaaaagacaaactcCTGGAGGTGTAATTTCACCCGGTTCAGCTGGCTCACCGGAGAGTCACAAACAGTGAAATAAACGCTCGGTCAGAAATAAAAGCTTCTCCTGAGAACGTCCGAGCTGGCAGAAATATGCCACAAGTCTCTCTTTCCAAGACAAAAAGATGAGTTTTTAATTGTCCACAGCAATAGTAGTGTCGGGATACAGGATCACTTAAGTGTCTTATTCCACAGGCGCTCCAGTGAGCCTATGAAGCCTGTCTGCGGACGTG contains:
- the LOC128381547 gene encoding histone H1.0-B codes for the protein MAETSAAPAKAKKAAKPKKPASHPKYSDMIKAAIVHDASRSGASRQSIQKYVRKNYKVGDNADVQIKMALKRLVASGMLRHTKGIGASGSFRLTKPEDSKKSTKAVASAKPKKAAKPAKPKKAAKPKKVSKTPEKPKKAAAKKVKKVVKKATPTKAKKAPAKKAKPAKPKAKPAKKAAKPKAKTPKKAAKTAKKK